AAGTCAATATTGAATTGAATTTTGTTTATCAAACTTtgtggaacggagggagtatacatATACCTGGTTGGTCCATTAGTGACTTAGTGTTAACTAGAAAAAAAGGAGGTCATATTGATATTGGAATAGTCTATTTGCCCACCTGAGGTTGTGTTTTGAGTTGACATtatttttatgatgttttcTATGTTTTGCTCTTTGTGGACCTCAGTAGCAGTATGTAGTCTAGTTGAATAAGATAGATGTACAATCTTGGGAATGCTAGTCTGTCACTACAAATTGGCATTAAGTCGTGGGTTGGAATGTAATGACTAATGAGTGGGCTAATCAGCTGATGGCTTAAAGTAAAAGTATGTGTTTCCAATGGTCTTGCTTGTTATGATCCTTCCCAACCTGACTTTCAAAGTGGAAGTCTTATTGCATTTACTGAATAGGTCATTATAATAAAATCTTTGTTGCTATTTTTAAAGTCATGGAGTCAATATGGCCAAGATGGATCAGACAATCGCTGCAGCAAAATCATGTGCCTTAGAATGCACCAATGTTGAGAAAAAGCTGACACAGTTGCTTGATATGACTGAAGATGAAGCTCTTTTTCATGCAAGACAGAGCACCTATCTTTACAGGCTTGGAGTTCAGACATTACCCAAGAGCCTCCACTGCCTTTCAATGAGATTGACTGTTGACTACTTCAATGCCTCAGCTGACATGGAGCATTCAGATGCAAAAAAGTTTGAAAATCCAGCATTCCAGCACTATATCATTTTCTCCACCAACCTTCTTGCGTCATCCATGACTATCAACTCAAGCGTGACAAATTCTGAGGTATGGCATTCTATATGGTGCTGGAGTTATTATTTTGAACTTTTGCTTCAGTTCGCTTATCAGTTCTTTTCATAGTATTTCAGGAATCAGCAAATATGGTTTTCCATCTGATGACTGATGCACAAAACTTTTATGCATTTAAGAACTGGTTCATCAGAAATTCTTACAAGGGAGCTACCATAAGAGTCCTTAATTTTGAAGATTTCCAAGTCAAGAATTCGGGTAATGGGACAGTTGAAGAATTATCACCATCTGAGGAGTTCCGAATCACCTCCAATGGCAATGCTCTAACGTTAAACACACTTACGAGGACTGAATATATCTCAATGTTCGGGCACTCCCTTTTCTTGCTTCCTGAATTATTTAGCAATCTTAAAAGGGTCATTGTCTTGGAAGATGACACTATAGTCCAGAAAGATTTGTCGCTCCTGTGGAACCTTGACTTAAAAGGAAAAGTGATTGGTGCTGTCCAGTTTTGTCGAGTTAAATTCCGTCAGCTCAGAGCATACTTGCCTGACTTACCCTATGATTCTGGTTCATGCATCTGGATGTCTGGAGTGAGCATTATTGATCTCGATGAATGGAGGGAACATGATGTCACTGGAATTCATCGCCGAATACTACAGAAGGTTAGTTTTATAGTGGCATTTAAAATTTAATTGCCGCTCTTTTCCTGTACGTTTCAAATCTATGTTTTTTCAAGTAATGCTGTGATTATATTGGTAACCTGTTTCCTTGGTTTCTTATTTGCAAGTTGGCAGTAGCATAGAATGGTTGTTAGAATTAGAAGTTATTACCCATCTCGCTTCCTTAACACACATTTCTTAGCTTGTTAAACTATGATTTTGTAAACTCTGACGTCTGACCTGATAGAGCTCTGCTTGTTTTGCCTTTACTAGCTGCGACATGACACAGAAGCTACCTGGAGATCTGCAGCACTACCTGCAGGCCTGCTTGCTTTTCAAGATCTGATCCATCCTATTGAAGGCCAGTGGGTCCAATTCGGGCTTGGCCATGACTATGGACTCACTCATGGTGCTATAAAGAAAGCTGCCATATTGCACTACAACGGTAACATGAAACCCTGGCTAGAGCTTGGAATACGTCGGTACAGAAAATACTGGAAGCGGTACCTGCCAAGAGATGATGTATTTATGATGGGTTGTAATGTGAACCCATGATGTGGCAAACTTTTGTGATTTGAGATTCATAAGCTCTGGTTTGCAAGGGACGACATTTTCTGCAAAAATGTCAAGAGCATGCGTTGGTATGCAAGGAAAGATTCCATTATTTATCTTAGGGTAGCTCCACTGCAGAAATCCTGATTGCTCAAGATGTTGCTGAGATGCGGTGCAAACTTGCAGCGATTATTTGCAGATAGGTTGCCTATCATTCGCTGATTGATGTACAGTTAGATTGGACAAAGTTGTTGAATTGCATAGCAACATCACAATTTGGTTGAGGATGTGTTGTAGTTAGGTGAGGCATTTTGGGTGGTAGAATGTAGATTCAGTAGATTAGGTTCTTGGATTATTAATCATAATTTTCCAGAATATGGCTTGTGCCTGCCCTATTGTAATATATTGCCGCGTTAGTTTTTGTTTATGACAATTGGTGCATGTGCATTGATGCAATTGACATATGAACTCTTCAGCCGTTTTCCCTAGGCTTATCTGGTTATCTTATTTGCACGTGGAATCTGTTATAACTATGGTTAGTTTATTTGTCACCTCAGCTGGTTTGTACCGAACTGTGCAAGTCTTCAACGCAGGCTAAAGAAACTGAACTAGGTGCAGACaggcttgttcgcttcagcttatcagccaccgaacagtatttttcttttacaacaaatcagccgaacagtatttttcttttacaacaaatcagctgtttcagcttttcagtcaGCTTAGAGCCGAACAGGCCCACCAGTTCCTCGTCTGCGCCAATTACACGACCTGTAAAAATTTTAAGTGCGATCATTTTTCCATTCCTCTAATTATAAATGCAGTTTGATTGAGAGAACCAAATTAGCCAACAGACAACCCATATAAAAGCAAGCCATTAACCAGAAGTGGTCACTGACAAATCAGCCCAGGAGACACGGACTATGCCAATGTGGGCCCACTTGTAAGAGACCGCTCTAGCACGGCATTGGTGCTTTAACACCGTATCACACGCTGTACTGGTACTAAACAAAGCGATTGGCCTGATCCGGTTAACGCTGTGCGTGGGGCGAAGGGCACCACGTCCACGTGGAGACCGCGTACAGCGGCGTGCCCTTCCACCCCAGCCGCACCGTGCCGTCCTGGTCGTCCGCCACCGTGTAGCCCAACCCCGCCGGGCACGCCCCGGCCACCAGCTGcgcgcgcccgcctccgccggcgcgcaGGAACCCGTGCCGGGCGAGCTCCGTCTGCCAGCACCCGAATTTGTCCCGCCCGCTCCGCGACGGCCCGCCCACCGCCAGCACGTTCCCGATCTCCCTGCCGAGCACGCCGTGCTCCACCAGGTGCCTGCTCGCGTCCTCGTCGGCCGGCCGCGACGCGCCCAGGGAGTCGAACAGCGCCGAGTAGTGGTGCAGCGCGGAGACGAACCGGTCCAGGAAGTGGCCGCGTTCgttccccgcgccgccgccgccgtccccgggCGCTCCTCGCTCCTGCTCCACCAGCGTCAGCACCTTCGGCTCCAGCCACCGCACCAGCCGCATCGTGGCGCCGTCGTCCCCGGCCGCGTCGTACAAGGCGTGCCGCAGCCAGTGCACGGCCAGGGCCTCCCCCGGCCTCCTGCtgggcacggccgccgccgccgcgtcggcgtcgtccCCGGGCCGCCTCGCGACGGCGTAGAACTCGAACGGCACGCCCAGCTTGCTCGCAAGCCCGGCGAGCTGGTTGCCGGTGTCGTGGAGCGCCGACGCCGACATGCCGAACCCGGTCACGCGGAGCACCGGCGGGCCACCCGGGCGCGCTGCCAGCGCGGGCAGAAGCGAGAGCCACTGCAGCGCGCCGCCCGGCACGACGTCGAGGTCGACAATGTGGACGAGGCACTTGCCGTGGAACGCCTCCAGGATGCCCTGGTTGCACGCCAGGTAGGCGAACCTCGCGAGCGGTGAGACGTTGTAGAAGGCCCTGAACGCGGCGTGGAcggcggcgaacggcggcgccagcggcgcgCAGATGCCGACCCACGAGCTCATCAgccgcgccgccatggccttGGTGAAGTAGGCCACGAGCCGCTCCCCGCACGACGGCGCGTACGGGGACGCCATCTGCGCCAGCTCCAGGAGCATCCCGTTGGCGTCCGCGAGGTTGCCCACCGACACGGCCACCGCGCACTCCATGAGCAGCGCGATCATCCGCACGCCGTgagcctcctcctcgcccctggcggccgtcgtcgccgcgccgTTGTTCTGCTCCTCCACCGCGCCATCGCCTCCTCCCTCAGAGACCTCCTTGCTCACTGCCAACTCCTGCTCGCAGCTTACCTCGGCCGCGGCCTGGTCGACGAACTCCGGCACGTCCTTGCCAGGGCAACGGTCATCGGCGTGAACAAAATCATGGTGATGAGGCAAGAAAGAGTGTGACGACAGTGGCAGGTTGgcgccaccagcgccgccgccgtagagGTACGGATCATGGAACTGCATCAAGCTCAGAGAATCCTGCATGTCTGAACCTCTCCCCGTACTCATAAGGTGATTGATGCTCAATCAGCTAGGGTTTTGCTTTTGCATAgttggagagagaagggggagcaaagagtgccatgagcccatgactaTATGTATGGAGTATTGGAGTATGGACCATAGAATGTCCTGGTGCATTACTAGGTCAAACTGTCAAACCTGGAAGCTAGTGGCAGTTTCAGAACAAGTTTACACGGCAGGAATCTGCGAAACATCGGCCTGGTGATTCTTGGAGCTGCATTCAGATTGGTCTGTAGGCTTGGCCGGCACTTTCATGAGTTCATCTGCTTGGTTAATCAGTGTTTATCTGGGGGTTAGTAGTTATAAGTTTCGGTTATTTGTTAGCTCCTAATCTCACTGCAGATTTAAACAGCTAGCTCCCCTGGGTATGTGGAGTCTGGAATGTCCAGAAAATTAAATTCAAAgagaaattcattttcttttcttaattCCTTTTAATTAAAGATCTGCATGCATATGTAAAGAACGCTGTATAGTTGCCACAGTGTATTAGAAATACTGAAAATGACACTTGAAACTAGGAAACTAAGTCATCACAATCATGTATTGTTGTGATATGCAATTTTTTAATGGATAATGGTAGGTTTCCTCTTTCTTTGTTAATTCCTAGAGAGATGAAACTACATTTCACGCTTGTGATGTACATCTCAATGTTGAGCACACAGAAAAAATCGAAACCGAGCCAGTAGAACCCCTTGGTTCCCACAAGGAGACAGCCATTAAAAATAAATCAAAATGATTTGGGTGCTGCTTCTAGAGTGTGATAATGTCGTCTTCCAAGGTcttgcaacaacaacaacaaaaaaacccTAGTACTGCACATAGTTTTGCATGCATTTTAAGTGCCAGTCCTCGTGGTTAATGACAAACCAGGAATACAAGTGACATGATCATACCAAAGTAAGTTGTTAGCTCCTACTATATTATCTTATGGTGTGATGTCGTTCCATAGCTGTTATGATTCCGGGCTCTTCTAGAAACACCTGGACTAGATATTGATCCGTACCGAGTTTCCGCGTAAGCGTCTTGAAGAACAAATTAAATAAATGTATTTGCTGTACCTGAGAAGGATGAAAACTAAATAACCACGTCAGAACCCATGTAGCTGTACTAGCTGGCCTAATTAGTTTTAGTTGTAAATGCCCTT
This sequence is a window from Setaria italica strain Yugu1 chromosome III, Setaria_italica_v2.0, whole genome shotgun sequence. Protein-coding genes within it:
- the LOC101762269 gene encoding probable galacturonosyltransferase 7 isoform X1, whose amino-acid sequence is MKGPGPAAAPAAPAGKKRWRCVAAAGAAVALAFFSVVVPLAVLLGLHARFPSMYLVDESVVSVYDGSEGGSWEPIPSKGNDSLQVNNTVKELVPPPSKERTETNGSQSDTVIGNISIRPAPPIRQATVLENSSLPYVTDTDLGSFEQGLPGDENGKSCQLQFGSYCLWSVEHKEVMKDFIVKRLKDQLFVARAYYPSIVKLDGMEKLSLEMKQNIQEHGHMLSEAISDADLPEFHGVNMAKMDQTIAAAKSCALECTNVEKKLTQLLDMTEDEALFHARQSTYLYRLGVQTLPKSLHCLSMRLTVDYFNASADMEHSDAKKFENPAFQHYIIFSTNLLASSMTINSSVTNSEESANMVFHLMTDAQNFYAFKNWFIRNSYKGATIRVLNFEDFQVKNSGNGTVEELSPSEEFRITSNGNALTLNTLTRTEYISMFGHSLFLLPELFSNLKRVIVLEDDTIVQKDLSLLWNLDLKGKVIGAVQFCRVKFRQLRAYLPDLPYDSGSCIWMSGVSIIDLDEWREHDVTGIHRRILQKLRHDTEATWRSAALPAGLLAFQDLIHPIEGQWVQFGLGHDYGLTHGAIKKAAILHYNGNMKPWLELGIRRYRKYWKRYLPRDDVFMMGCNVNP
- the LOC101785901 gene encoding protein SCARECROW, which codes for MQDSLSLMQFHDPYLYGGGAGGANLPLSSHSFLPHHHDFVHADDRCPGKDVPEFVDQAAAEVSCEQELAVSKEVSEGGGDGAVEEQNNGAATTAARGEEEAHGVRMIALLMECAVAVSVGNLADANGMLLELAQMASPYAPSCGERLVAYFTKAMAARLMSSWVGICAPLAPPFAAVHAAFRAFYNVSPLARFAYLACNQGILEAFHGKCLVHIVDLDVVPGGALQWLSLLPALAARPGGPPVLRVTGFGMSASALHDTGNQLAGLASKLGVPFEFYAVARRPGDDADAAAAAVPSRRPGEALAVHWLRHALYDAAGDDGATMRLVRWLEPKVLTLVEQERGAPGDGGGGAGNERGHFLDRFVSALHHYSALFDSLGASRPADEDASRHLVEHGVLGREIGNVLAVGGPSRSGRDKFGCWQTELARHGFLRAGGGGRAQLVAGACPAGLGYTVADDQDGTVRLGWKGTPLYAVSTWTWCPSPHAQR